The following proteins are encoded in a genomic region of Synechococcus sp. ROS8604:
- a CDS encoding zinc-dependent metalloprotease family protein — translation MTSPALFSRKFVEQSYWKARRQLLNSDSFHTKTCACSECKSPTNLDSAESGATNLQSGSDFNDEILISSTFGDITKDYIDWPNNDTLTYTIWDKERDTKRVTTNQHSNEAEQLINDTFNEVDDAIELDFETTDNVKDAEIVVVSVDRYSPWGPPRLGVVGQVVETENRWFVLWKDTSPGTDELNDFDQNTITHEIGHSLGLSHPGENPNNPNYNTVEDTVMSYNSLGGEWGTEFTENDYDALEVIWGAETVL, via the coding sequence ATGACTTCCCCAGCACTCTTCAGCCGCAAATTCGTCGAGCAGTCCTACTGGAAAGCCCGGCGCCAATTACTAAATTCTGACAGCTTTCATACAAAAACCTGCGCCTGTAGCGAATGCAAATCTCCGACCAATCTAGATAGCGCTGAAAGCGGGGCCACAAATCTGCAAAGCGGATCAGACTTCAATGACGAGATTTTAATCAGCTCAACCTTTGGAGATATAACAAAAGATTATATCGATTGGCCAAACAATGATACATTAACTTACACAATATGGGACAAAGAAAGAGATACAAAACGCGTTACAACTAACCAACATAGCAATGAAGCGGAACAACTTATTAACGATACTTTTAATGAAGTCGATGATGCAATTGAGCTTGATTTTGAAACTACAGATAACGTAAAAGATGCGGAAATTGTAGTTGTTTCTGTTGATCGCTACTCTCCATGGGGTCCGCCACGGCTTGGAGTCGTCGGCCAAGTTGTTGAAACTGAAAATCGTTGGTTCGTGCTCTGGAAAGACACGTCACCTGGAACAGATGAGTTAAACGATTTCGATCAAAATACAATCACTCATGAAATTGGTCATTCATTGGGCCTTTCTCACCCAGGAGAAAATCCTAATAATCCTAATTACAATACCGTAGAAGATACTGTTATGTCTTACAACAGCCTTGGCGGCGAATGGGGAACTGAGTTTACTGAAAACGATTACGATGCCCTTGAAGTTATTTGGGGCGCTGAAACTGTATTATAA